The genomic segment CTCGCCCAGATGATGAAACAGAAAGACGAAAGCGTGACCGGGCTGACCAAAGGCATCGAGTTTCTGTTTCGCAAGCACAAGGTCGACTGGATCAAGGGCTGGGGCCACATCGACGGCCCGGGCAAAGTCAGTATCACCGACAGCCTGGGGACCAAAACCGAGCTGAGCGCCAAAGACATCATCATCGCTACCGGGTCGGAGCCCACTCCCCTGCCCGGCGTGGAGATCGATAACAAGCGCATCCTCGACTCGACGGGTGCGTTGTCCCTGAGTGAGGTGCCCAAGCATCTGGTGGTGATCGGTGCCGGCGTAATCGGCCTGGAACTGGGCTCGGTCTGGCGGCGTCTGGGGGCTCAGGTGACGGTGGTCGAGTTTCTCGACCGGATCTGCCCTGGTGTCGACGGTGAAGCCGGAAAAACCCTGCAACGTTCGCTGAGCAAGCAAGGCATCAGCTTCAAGTTGAGTTCGAAAGTCACCAGCGCCACCACCTCGGCGAACGACGTGCAACTGAGCGTCGAACCGGCTGCCGGTGGCACCGCCGAGTTGCTGGAAGCCGATTATGTGCTGGTGGCCATCGGTCGCCGTCCGTATACCCAAGGCCTGGGCCTGGAAAACGTGGGGCTGACCACGGACAAGCGCGGCATGCTCGCCAACAAGGGCCATCGCACCGAAGCGGCCGGGGTCTGGGTGATCGGCGACGTCACGTCCGGGCCGATGCTCGCGCACAAGGCCGAAGACGAAGCCATGGCCTGCATCGAACAGATTGTCGGCAAGGCTGGCGAAGTGAATTACAACCTGATCCCCAACGTGATCTACACCCGGCCGGAGCTGGCCAGCGTCGGCAAGACCGAAGAACAGCTCAAGGCTGAGGGCCGCACGTACAAGGTCGGCAAATTCCCGTTCACCGCCAACAGCCGGGCGAAGATCAATCACGAAACCGAAGGTTTTGCCAAAGTGCTGGCCGATGAACGCACCGACGAAATTCTCGGCGTGCATCTGGTCGGGCCGTGCGTCAGTGAAATGATTGGCGAGTATTGCGTGGCGATGGAATTCAGCGCGTCTGCCGAAGACATTGCCCTGACTTGCCATCCACACCCGACCCGGTCCGAGGCGTTGCGCCAGGCGGCGATGAATGTGGAGGGGATGGCGACGCAGATGTAAGGCCTGAGGGATTTGCGGTGATTGATCTATCGCCTTCGCGAGCAGGCTCGCTCCCACATTTGAAATGCATTTCCCTGTGGGAGCGAGCCTGCTCGCGAAGAACGATAACGCGGTCTACAGCGGTAAATG from the Pseudomonas sp. N3-W genome contains:
- the lpdA gene encoding dihydrolipoyl dehydrogenase, whose protein sequence is MSTYDVVILGGGPGGYNAAIRAGQLGLKAACVEGRATLGGTCLNVGCMPSKALLHASELYEAAMGAEFANLGIEVQPTLNLAQMMKQKDESVTGLTKGIEFLFRKHKVDWIKGWGHIDGPGKVSITDSLGTKTELSAKDIIIATGSEPTPLPGVEIDNKRILDSTGALSLSEVPKHLVVIGAGVIGLELGSVWRRLGAQVTVVEFLDRICPGVDGEAGKTLQRSLSKQGISFKLSSKVTSATTSANDVQLSVEPAAGGTAELLEADYVLVAIGRRPYTQGLGLENVGLTTDKRGMLANKGHRTEAAGVWVIGDVTSGPMLAHKAEDEAMACIEQIVGKAGEVNYNLIPNVIYTRPELASVGKTEEQLKAEGRTYKVGKFPFTANSRAKINHETEGFAKVLADERTDEILGVHLVGPCVSEMIGEYCVAMEFSASAEDIALTCHPHPTRSEALRQAAMNVEGMATQM